In Pyxicephalus adspersus chromosome 12, UCB_Pads_2.0, whole genome shotgun sequence, a genomic segment contains:
- the LOC140342045 gene encoding olfactory receptor 5AP2-like translates to MDNSNRTLVTGFTLLGLSTVPSLKVFFFFLFLLMYMGTLSGNFLLIIVVRINCRLQTPMYFFLSNLSVIDICFSTTIVPKMLSNTLSQDKTISFMGCAAQLYFHLALGATECMLLAIMAYDRYIAICKPSKYTTIMSQKLCFILTSGCWITSFLNAWIHVVFTFQLPFCKSNHVDHFFCEMPPLFRLSCKDTWFNEVAVYISGGLNAFCSFLLTLLSYVLILFTVFKIHCTDGRHKAFSTCASHLIVVTLYYGTIIIMYLRPQSNYSPDRDRVVSVLYTVVTPMLNPLIYSVRNKDILGVIRKAKKKNRVIF, encoded by the coding sequence ATGGATAATAGTAACCGAACATTGGTGACTGGATTCACCTTACTTGGCCTTTCCACTGTCCCTAgtctaaaggtttttttcttctttctttttctcttgatGTATATGGGGACATTATCAGGAAATTTTCTCCTGATCATTGTGGTAAGAATTAACTGCCGACTTCAGACtcccatgtacttttttttgaGCAACCTCTCGGTTATTGACATTTGCTTCTCAACAACGATAGTTCCTAAAATGCTTAGCAATACCCTATCCCAGGACAAAACAATTTCCTTTATGGGATGTGCGGCGCAGTTATATTTCCATTTGGCTCTAGGAGCCACAGAGTGTATGCTATTAGCTATAATGGCCTATGATAGATATATTgccatctgtaaaccctcgaaaTACACCACTATTATGAGTCAAAAACTCTGCTTCATCCTGACTTCTGGATGTTGGATTACAAGCTTTTTAAATGCTTGGATCCATGTGGTATTTACATTCCAGCTGCCATTTTGTAAGTCCAACCatgttgatcattttttttgtgaGATGCCCCCACTTTTTAGACTCTCCTGCAAAGATACTTGGTTTAATGAAGTTGCAGTGTATATCTCTGGTGGCTTAAATGCTTTTTGCTCATTCCTACTGACTTTGTTGTCCTATGTTCTTATCCTTTTCACTGTTTTCAAAATCCACTGTACTGATGGACGCCATAAAGCTTTCTCCACTTGTGCTTCCCACCTTATAGTCGTCACGCTTTACTACGGCACCATCATAATCATGTATCTGCGTCCTCAATCCAACTACTCCCCAGATCGTGACCGGGTGGTCTCTGTCTTGTATACAGTGGTGACTCCTATGTTAAATCCCCTTATTTATAGTGtaagaaataaagatattttaggtgttataagaaaagcaaaaaagaaaaatagggtGATTTTCTGA
- the LOC140342531 gene encoding olfactory receptor-like protein OLF3 has translation MENCTQTWVNRFTLLGLSSIPKLQIAVFVLFLLMYMVTLSGNLLVVIVVRLNSRLQTPMYFFLCNLSIVDICFSTTIVPKMLTNTLSQDKTISFLGCAAQMYFHLALGATECLILAMMAYDRYNAICKPLKYTSIMNPKHCFYLATGCWVVSFLNSMIHAVFTFQLPYCKSNQVNHFFCEMPPLFRLSCKDTRFNEVAVYISGGLIALCSFLLTLLSYAQILCTIFKIRTTSGRHKAFSTCASHLTVVTLYYGTIIFMYLRPQSSYFPDRDRIVSILYTVVTPMLNPIIYSIRNKDIMVVVGKIFRGCQNNCVICGTYNFQRVG, from the coding sequence ATGGAGAATTGTACCCAAACATGGGTGAACAGATTCACCTTACTTGGTCTCTCCAGTATTCCCAAGCTGCAGATTGCTGTCTTCGTGCTCTTTCTCCTGATGTATATGGTCACTTTATCAGGAAACCTTCTTGTAGTCATTGTGGTGAGACTTAATTCCCGACTTCAGACTCCCATGTACTTTTTCTTGTGTAACCTCTCAATTGTTGACATTTGCTTTTCGACTACCATAGTTCCCAAAATGCTTACCAATACCTTATCTCAGGACAAAACTATATCCTTTTTGGGATGTGCAGCACAAATGTATTTCCATTTGGCTCTTGGAGCTACGGAGTGTTTAATATTGGCTATGATGGCCTATGATAGGTATAATGCCATCtgtaaacccttgaaatacacCTCTATTATGAATCCAAAACACTGCTTTTATTTGGCTACTGGATGTTGGGTTGTGAGTTTTTTAAATTCTATGATCCATGCAGTTTTTACATTCCAGTTGCCATATTGTAAGTCCAACCAAGTCAACCACTTTTTCTGTGAAATGCCCCCACTCTTCCGGCTCTCTTGCAAAGACACTAGGTTCAATGAAGTTGCTGTGTATATTTCCGGTGGATTAATTGCTCTTTGCTCATTTCTGCTCACTCTTTTATCTTATGCCCAAATCCTCTGCACCATCTTCAAGATCCGTACTACAAGTGGACGTCATAAAGCTTTTTCCACCTGCGCTTCCCATCTCACTGTTGTTACTCTCTACTATGGCactattatatttatgtatctgCGTCCTCAATCCAGTTACTTCCCAGATCGTGACCGGATAGTTTCCATATTATACACAGTTGTGACTCCTATGTTAAATCCCATTATCTATAGTATTAGAAACAAAGATATCATGGTAGTTGTAGGGAAGATTTTCAGGGGGTGTCAAAACAACTGTGTCATATGTGGTACATACAACTTCCAAAGAGTTGGATGA